One segment of Clostridium botulinum DNA contains the following:
- a CDS encoding SMODS domain-containing nucleotidyltransferase: MSVSDNFKTFCSNLRMDSDTITKIQNRYHQITKRINLDYWNSNSEVNNSLYAGSYGRGTEIFTSDIDIIVRLPYETYEKFNNYTSNGQSALLQEVKEVLKKTYSTSFLKGDGQVICINFADGIDFEIVPGFINDDNSYTYPNSNNGGSWLVTDPRSEIDAMNELNKSTNKNLKRLCRMARAWKNKCNVPMSGILIDTLAYKFIKDWEYKDKSYVYYDWMSRDFFKYLKDIDKNQTYWLKPGSNRAVYKNGNFQNKALEAYNKSVDAIKNENNEYKAKQIWREIYGTKFPS; the protein is encoded by the coding sequence ATGTCTGTAAGTGATAATTTTAAAACGTTTTGTAGTAATTTAAGAATGGATAGTGATACTATTACAAAAATACAAAATAGGTATCATCAAATAACAAAGAGAATTAATTTGGATTATTGGAATAGTAATTCAGAGGTTAATAATAGTTTATATGCAGGTTCATATGGAAGAGGAACTGAAATTTTTACTAGTGATATTGATATAATAGTAAGGTTACCATATGAAACATATGAAAAATTTAATAACTATACGAGTAATGGTCAATCTGCATTATTACAAGAGGTTAAAGAAGTATTAAAAAAAACTTATAGTACCTCATTTTTAAAAGGAGATGGACAAGTCATATGCATTAATTTTGCAGATGGAATTGACTTTGAGATTGTACCTGGTTTTATAAATGATGATAATAGCTATACATATCCAAATTCAAATAATGGAGGAAGTTGGCTAGTTACAGACCCAAGAAGTGAAATTGATGCAATGAATGAATTAAATAAATCTACAAATAAAAATTTAAAAAGATTATGTAGAATGGCAAGGGCTTGGAAGAATAAATGCAATGTTCCAATGAGTGGAATTTTAATTGATACATTAGCTTATAAATTTATTAAGGATTGGGAGTATAAAGATAAATCATACGTATATTATGATTGGATGAGCAGAGACTTTTTTAAATATCTAAAGGATATAGATAAAAATCAAACTTATTGGTTGAAGCCAGGAAGTAACAGAGCTGTTTATAAGAATGGAAATTTTCAAAATAAAGCATTAGAAGCTTATAATAAATCAGTAGATGCTATTAAAAATGAAAACAATGAATATAAAGCAAAACAAATATGGAGGGAAATATATGGAACGAAGTTCCCGAGCTAG
- the catA gene encoding type A chloramphenicol O-acetyltransferase, translating into MNFTIINKETWDRKEYFEHYFSEIPCTYSITTKLDITKIKKENQNIYPTMLYLISKVVNNHSEFRISFDMNGELGVFDKMHPSYTVFHKDTETFSNIWTEYSDEYETFCKLYEKDICTFGSVKKINAKPNIPENSFSVSMLPWTTFDGFNLNLQKGYNYLIPIFTIGKYYEENGRYMIPLAIQVHHAVCDGFHVCRFVNELQGLIED; encoded by the coding sequence ATGAATTTTACAATTATAAATAAAGAAACTTGGGATAGAAAAGAATATTTTGAACACTATTTTTCTGAAATTCCATGTACATATAGTATAACTACTAAATTAGATATTACGAAAATCAAAAAAGAAAATCAGAATATATATCCAACAATGTTATATTTAATTTCAAAAGTGGTTAACAATCATAGTGAATTTAGAATTTCTTTTGATATGAATGGAGAATTAGGTGTTTTTGATAAAATGCATCCATCCTATACAGTATTTCATAAAGATACGGAGACTTTTTCTAATATTTGGACAGAGTATTCTGATGAGTATGAAACTTTTTGCAAATTATATGAAAAAGACATATGTACATTTGGTTCAGTAAAAAAAATTAATGCAAAACCCAATATACCCGAAAATAGCTTTTCGGTATCAATGCTTCCATGGACAACATTTGATGGATTTAATTTAAATTTACAAAAAGGATATAATTATTTAATACCTATATTTACTATAGGAAAGTATTATGAAGAAAATGGGAGATATATGATTCCATTAGCAATACAGGTTCATCATGCAGTATGTGATGGATTTCATGTATGCCGTTTTGTAAATGAATTACAAGGATTAATAGAAGATTAA
- a CDS encoding peptide deformylase codes for MVKAIVKDVLFLGEKSEEATKKDKVVIDDLIDTLKANIEHCVGLAANMIGVKKRILVFVAGKVIIPMVNPVILKKEKIYETEESCLSLTGFRKTKRYEIIEVQYLDKNFKKKKQVFTGFVAQIIQHEMDHFEGIII; via the coding sequence ATGGTAAAAGCAATTGTAAAAGATGTATTATTTTTAGGTGAGAAATCAGAAGAGGCAACAAAAAAAGATAAAGTTGTTATTGATGATTTAATAGATACTTTAAAAGCAAACATAGAACATTGTGTTGGCTTGGCTGCAAATATGATTGGAGTTAAAAAGCGTATATTGGTATTTGTAGCAGGAAAAGTTATTATACCTATGGTGAATCCAGTTATATTAAAAAAAGAAAAGATTTATGAAACAGAAGAGAGCTGCTTATCTTTAACAGGATTTAGAAAAACAAAGAGATATGAAATAATAGAAGTTCAGTATCTTGATAAAAATTTCAAGAAAAAGAAGCAGGTGTTTACTGGATTTGTAGCACAAATTATTCAACATGAAATGGATCATTTTGAAGGGATCATAATTTAA
- a CDS encoding RNA polymerase sigma factor — translation MESELINEMFQQKMNLIYKYLLKLGCSQYNAEDIVQDTFYKALKYIDGIQDDKISAWLFKVAINKYYDLCRKNNRHIHLNIDEDIFKESLTDRKLVEDFILNLERKGEILQILNSISDIHKNLLFFKYDMGLSYKEIAELLDINENTVKTYLFRAREQFKKLWRDKYEYEE, via the coding sequence ATGGAAAGTGAATTAATAAATGAGATGTTTCAGCAAAAAATGAATCTCATATACAAGTATTTGCTTAAGCTTGGTTGCAGTCAATATAATGCTGAAGATATAGTCCAAGATACCTTCTATAAGGCACTAAAGTACATTGATGGGATACAAGATGATAAGATTTCAGCATGGCTTTTTAAGGTAGCAATTAATAAATATTATGATTTGTGTAGAAAAAACAATAGACATATTCATTTGAACATTGATGAAGACATTTTTAAAGAAAGTCTGACAGATAGAAAGTTAGTTGAAGATTTTATATTGAATTTAGAAAGAAAGGGAGAAATTCTTCAAATTTTAAATTCTATTAGTGATATTCATAAGAATCTGTTGTTCTTTAAATATGACATGGGATTATCTTATAAAGAGATAGCGGAACTTTTAGACATAAATGAAAATACAGTTAAAACCTATCTTTTTAGAGCTAGAGAACAATTTAAAAAGTTATGGAGGGATAAATATGAATATGAAGAGTGA
- a CDS encoding HindVP family restriction endonuclease, with the protein MNEAGLFGIKNSNRDFTKEDSWGKNQFNNAFPVALACYMNSRKIKPVYLKVDENLNIKKDYIDVEELFGIDPLKESVFYSFEDKFKEFDEFNEGNLPGIDLVIKNNNVDVKAIEIKLTTLPDNSTYKLNDNKYGSEIVVRPDTIVYQAFSIAKSLKNNRKDLLDILSESYKYINDWNKEEDIIPYLGKIKACLEKILNKYNNLQKPLLMQPIWKTKGKSAILDEHCLDIFIWSDFSFTRLFFKERDEYTNIDRPTRSMIWLYLMLYSFSKSGKIDHKRIIDTYTYNTKNDKAFSVNGNNTNKLMKCDELTKPRIKKQEIKNIILGDGQLFLSPERRFDGVIQSDTSLFD; encoded by the coding sequence ATGAATGAAGCAGGGTTATTTGGAATTAAAAATTCAAATAGAGATTTTACAAAAGAGGATAGTTGGGGAAAAAACCAATTTAATAATGCTTTCCCAGTAGCTTTGGCATGTTATATGAATAGTAGAAAAATTAAACCTGTCTATCTAAAAGTTGATGAAAATTTAAATATAAAAAAGGATTATATTGATGTCGAAGAATTATTTGGAATAGACCCATTAAAAGAATCTGTTTTCTATTCTTTTGAGGATAAATTTAAAGAGTTTGATGAGTTTAATGAGGGAAATCTTCCAGGAATAGATTTAGTTATAAAGAATAACAATGTTGATGTAAAAGCAATTGAAATAAAGTTAACAACACTACCAGATAATAGTACATATAAACTTAATGATAATAAATATGGAAGTGAAATAGTAGTAAGACCAGATACTATAGTTTACCAAGCATTTAGCATTGCAAAATCACTTAAAAACAATAGAAAAGATTTATTAGATATATTAAGTGAGTCATATAAGTACATAAATGATTGGAATAAAGAAGAAGATATAATTCCTTATTTAGGTAAAATAAAAGCTTGTTTAGAAAAAATATTAAATAAATATAATAATTTGCAAAAGCCGTTATTAATGCAACCTATATGGAAAACTAAGGGGAAGTCTGCAATTTTAGATGAACATTGTTTAGATATCTTTATATGGAGTGATTTTTCATTTACTAGGTTATTCTTTAAAGAAAGAGATGAATATACTAATATAGATAGACCAACTAGAAGTATGATATGGTTATATTTAATGTTATATAGCTTTTCAAAAAGTGGAAAGATAGACCATAAAAGAATAATAGATACGTATACGTATAATACTAAAAATGATAAGGCTTTTTCTGTAAATGGAAATAATACGAATAAGCTTATGAAATGTGATGAATTAACAAAGCCAAGAATAAAAAAACAAGAAATAAAGAATATTATTCTAGGAGATGGACAGTTATTTTTAAGTCCAGAAAGAAGATTTGATGGAGTTATTCAATCAGATACTTCATTATTTGACTAG
- a CDS encoding anti sigma factor C-terminal domain-containing protein produces the protein MNMKSDEEKLKELFDIQEKPNFNKIIKRAKIFSIIRTTIVSLMIFIIVSFVVFISNATILNQMSNKKQERLSNFFNISMPNAYIGSIQSDDRIMVGEIDYVRYRFLGNKPITDGNYKDGYTYMPLINGIYGDWGNYLFNSGGKSSKDSKEVSKYNKAGKKVMEFYYPSVKYKSYINDLENLDEIGNNKVMEISLSFDKAYSLEEIKNMLPDDVILNWYWVDTFAENSEEFSSKLVFDEYDVYGMKALDREGNIIDRPEKDFINAINEGKDNNYANQYKELFDNLSNGKGEINKEDLKIIGVVVSGDSKTLKALKDKNYIKAATLGAVADKY, from the coding sequence ATGAATATGAAGAGTGATGAAGAAAAATTAAAGGAACTGTTTGATATACAAGAAAAGCCTAATTTTAATAAAATAATTAAAAGAGCTAAGATATTTTCAATAATAAGAACTACAATTGTAAGTTTAATGATATTTATTATAGTGAGTTTCGTAGTATTTATATCAAATGCTACTATTTTGAACCAAATGAGCAATAAAAAGCAGGAACGCTTAAGCAATTTCTTTAATATATCGATGCCTAATGCGTATATAGGAAGTATACAAAGCGATGATAGAATTATGGTTGGAGAAATAGATTACGTTAGATATAGATTTTTAGGAAATAAGCCTATAACTGATGGAAATTATAAAGATGGATATACCTATATGCCTTTGATTAATGGGATTTATGGTGATTGGGGCAATTATCTATTTAATAGTGGTGGTAAATCATCAAAAGATTCAAAAGAAGTTTCAAAGTATAATAAGGCAGGTAAGAAAGTAATGGAATTTTATTATCCATCAGTGAAATATAAAAGCTATATAAATGATTTAGAAAATCTTGATGAAATAGGTAACAATAAAGTAATGGAGATATCACTATCTTTTGATAAAGCATATAGCCTTGAAGAAATAAAAAATATGCTTCCTGATGATGTTATCTTAAATTGGTATTGGGTGGACACTTTTGCCGAAAATAGTGAAGAATTTTCAAGTAAATTAGTATTTGATGAATATGATGTGTATGGCATGAAGGCGTTGGATAGAGAAGGAAATATAATTGATAGGCCTGAAAAAGATTTTATAAATGCTATTAATGAAGGAAAAGACAATAATTATGCTAATCAATATAAAGAATTATTTGATAATTTAAGTAATGGAAAAGGGGAGATTAATAAAGAAGATTTAAAGATAATTGGAGTAGTTGTAAGTGGTGATAGTAAAACATTAAAAGCTTTAAAGGATAAAAATTATATTAAAGCAGCTACACTAGGTGCAGTAGCAGATAAATATTAA
- a CDS encoding class I SAM-dependent methyltransferase, whose translation MNARFLMQYFTHPRTTGAIMPSSKKLSYKMIENINFNKCNCIVEFGPGTGVFTEEILKRRNSNTIIMLIEYNEEFYKILKSKYGNIENVYIINDSAENIDYYINKYDITNVDYIVSGLPFASLPKEMSDKILEKSKIVLGDDGNFITFQYTKLKMSLINNYFKNIKAKKEFLNIPPAYVLSCTNKL comes from the coding sequence ATGAATGCAAGATTTTTAATGCAATATTTTACACACCCTAGAACTACTGGAGCAATTATGCCAAGCTCAAAAAAACTATCATATAAAATGATTGAGAATATTAATTTTAATAAATGCAATTGCATAGTTGAATTTGGTCCAGGAACAGGAGTTTTTACAGAAGAAATATTAAAGAGAAGAAATAGTAACACAATAATTATGTTAATTGAGTATAATGAAGAATTTTATAAAATATTAAAAAGCAAATATGGTAATATTGAAAATGTATATATAATAAATGATTCAGCAGAAAATATTGATTATTATATAAATAAATATGATATAACTAATGTAGATTACATTGTGTCAGGCTTACCTTTTGCAAGTTTGCCAAAAGAGATGAGTGATAAAATATTAGAAAAAAGCAAAATAGTATTAGGTGATGATGGAAATTTTATTACATTCCAGTATACAAAATTAAAAATGTCATTAATAAATAATTATTTTAAAAATATTAAGGCTAAGAAGGAGTTTTTAAATATTCCACCAGCATACGTTCTTAGCTGCACAAATAAATTATAA
- a CDS encoding DUF1266 domain-containing protein, translating to MYGGTLKKHIGTTLLSIIIVVILFYLNEVISIYIGDKIGKLLIGVFLVAVIVNIIKWLAVFVVRFIWKTSTISFEKAINKTIHFKCTDEASQFLVKIGALFSITEATLDKHNKGEKNKKGFINCLEVRDYKSKDEKEMILASLGASWNIANKNQLYATLEQLMDKNNFLDIDFDINKNKWFEKILKKHNLQFENLKNKKSSKHIAAFNIQRAVLLLRESLTCDLINLEEFEEFKPKVHNLINEEFASMEDFIIDYLIGVCYFYEEKIVFGPVMINERVNGVKTLIENDYFNKDLNTL from the coding sequence ATGTATGGGGGGACATTAAAAAAACATATAGGTACAACATTACTCTCGATTATTATTGTGGTGATTTTATTTTATTTGAATGAAGTAATATCGATTTACATTGGGGATAAAATAGGTAAGCTTTTAATAGGCGTTTTTTTAGTCGCTGTTATTGTAAATATTATTAAATGGTTAGCTGTTTTTGTCGTAAGATTTATTTGGAAAACAAGTACTATTTCATTTGAAAAGGCTATTAATAAAACTATTCATTTTAAATGCACAGATGAAGCATCTCAATTTTTGGTTAAAATAGGAGCATTATTTTCAATTACTGAAGCTACTTTAGATAAACATAATAAAGGTGAAAAAAATAAAAAGGGATTTATTAATTGTTTAGAAGTAAGAGATTATAAAAGTAAAGATGAGAAAGAAATGATTCTTGCTTCACTTGGTGCTAGCTGGAACATTGCGAATAAAAATCAGCTTTATGCAACTTTGGAACAACTAATGGATAAAAATAATTTCTTAGATATAGACTTTGATATAAACAAGAATAAGTGGTTTGAAAAAATATTGAAAAAACATAATTTACAATTTGAAAATCTTAAAAACAAAAAAAGTTCAAAACATATAGCTGCTTTTAATATTCAAAGAGCTGTCTTATTATTAAGAGAATCATTAACATGTGATTTAATAAATTTAGAAGAATTTGAAGAATTCAAACCAAAAGTACATAATTTAATTAATGAAGAATTTGCTTCAATGGAAGATTTTATCATAGACTATTTAATTGGTGTATGCTATTTCTATGAAGAAAAGATAGTCTTTGGACCTGTAATGATAAATGAGAGAGTTAACGGGGTAAAAACTTTAATTGAAAATGACTATTTTAATAAAGATTTAAACACTCTATAA
- a CDS encoding NADH:flavin oxidoreductase: protein MKSLWDKTNIGKMKLKNRFFRGALWEELADEKGHLTPELSSIYEELAKGGVGTIITGYAFVTEDEQPNPRMMGIYNDSFIKEYKEFTNKIHDLGANIIMQIVYGGFMTTFNVGERTIWGPSTMQNEVTKTWAKEMTKDEIKYLVNAYSEAARRVKESGFDGVEIHGGHGYLLSQFLSPYYNKRTDEYGGNIENRGRIIFEIFQAMREKVGNDFPILIKLNSSDYIKEGGLSKEESLYVAKKLADLGIDAIEVTGGNESIQEVLDNNMGAARTKVVISKERESYFKDYATELAANIDIPVILIGGNRHLDVMEDLLNNENIEYFTLSRPLTAEPDLINKWATGNLKNPKCVSCNQCYNTPGKRCILNIREAEKKNK, encoded by the coding sequence ATGAAAAGTCTTTGGGATAAAACAAATATAGGTAAAATGAAATTAAAAAATAGATTTTTTAGAGGTGCACTTTGGGAAGAGTTAGCAGATGAAAAAGGGCATTTAACACCTGAATTAAGTTCAATCTATGAAGAACTGGCAAAGGGTGGAGTAGGTACAATAATAACAGGATATGCCTTTGTAACAGAAGATGAGCAACCTAATCCAAGAATGATGGGAATATATAATGATTCATTTATAAAGGAATATAAAGAATTTACAAATAAAATACATGATTTAGGTGCAAATATAATAATGCAAATAGTTTATGGTGGATTTATGACTACTTTTAATGTAGGGGAAAGAACTATCTGGGGTCCATCAACTATGCAGAATGAAGTTACTAAGACTTGGGCAAAGGAAATGACTAAAGATGAAATAAAATATTTAGTTAATGCATATTCAGAAGCAGCAAGAAGAGTTAAGGAATCAGGTTTTGATGGAGTTGAGATACATGGTGGACATGGATATTTACTTAGTCAATTTTTATCACCATATTACAATAAAAGAACTGATGAATATGGGGGTAACATAGAAAATAGAGGAAGAATAATATTTGAAATCTTCCAAGCTATGAGAGAAAAAGTAGGTAACGATTTCCCAATTTTAATAAAACTTAATTCTTCTGACTATATTAAAGAAGGTGGACTAAGTAAAGAGGAGAGCTTATATGTAGCTAAAAAACTTGCTGACTTAGGAATAGATGCTATTGAGGTAACTGGTGGAAATGAATCAATACAAGAAGTATTAGATAATAATATGGGAGCAGCTCGTACTAAAGTAGTAATATCTAAGGAAAGAGAATCATATTTTAAAGATTATGCTACAGAGCTTGCAGCTAATATAGATATACCAGTTATTTTAATAGGTGGTAATAGACATTTGGATGTTATGGAAGATTTATTAAACAATGAAAATATAGAATATTTTACATTGTCAAGACCTCTAACTGCTGAACCAGATTTAATAAATAAATGGGCAACGGGCAATTTAAAGAATCCTAAATGTGTATCATGTAATCAATGTTATAACACACCAGGTAAAAGATGTATTTTAAATATTAGAGAAGCAGAAAAGAAGAATAAATAA
- a CDS encoding SLATT domain-containing protein, whose translation MERSSRASQGYKLESQIREAYGRVTYTQTCHEKKIKRLLVTNENIKIAQIVLSAMTTGSFVVTLISDEKISAIVGSSLSLILLILNAYVKNFNLTEMVQEHQKASDLLWKIREEYVSLLTDFEVLNMDEIMEKRDELQNRTAEVYSNSPRTDSKSYKEAQKALKTEEEQTFSEKEIDVMLPNSIRRCNRNISDV comes from the coding sequence ATGGAACGAAGTTCCCGAGCTAGTCAAGGGTATAAATTAGAATCTCAAATAAGAGAAGCTTACGGGCGAGTTACTTATACTCAAACATGCCATGAAAAAAAGATTAAAAGATTATTGGTTACAAATGAAAATATTAAAATTGCACAAATAGTTTTATCAGCAATGACTACGGGCAGTTTTGTGGTGACTTTAATATCAGATGAAAAAATATCAGCAATAGTTGGTTCATCTTTATCTTTGATACTATTAATTCTAAATGCTTATGTTAAGAATTTCAATTTGACAGAAATGGTACAAGAACATCAAAAAGCTTCAGATTTATTATGGAAAATAAGAGAAGAGTATGTATCTTTACTTACAGATTTTGAAGTTTTAAATATGGATGAAATTATGGAAAAACGCGATGAATTACAAAATAGAACTGCTGAAGTATATAGTAATTCGCCTAGAACTGATAGCAAAAGCTATAAGGAAGCTCAAAAAGCTTTAAAGACAGAAGAAGAACAGACTTTTTCAGAGAAGGAAATAGATGTTATGCTACCAAATTCAATTAGGAGATGTAATAGGAATATAAGTGATGTTTAA
- a CDS encoding putative holin-like toxin yields MSNDVLMLLFTGGLFLLALLTFIVLLIDKISKK; encoded by the coding sequence ATGAGTAATGACGTTTTAATGTTACTATTTACTGGTGGATTATTTTTATTGGCACTATTAACATTCATAGTGTTACTTATAGATAAAATATCAAAAAAATAG
- a CDS encoding winged helix-turn-helix transcriptional regulator: MIKYNNKKYVCLLDLAMDFIRGKWKAVILCHLLNEPKRFLELQRITNGVSHKVLTEKLKELEEDNLIQKIVYDENPPKVEYKLTPMGKDLSMAIKEIEKWSLKYYGNIIKEV, translated from the coding sequence TTGATCAAATATAATAATAAAAAATATGTTTGTTTGCTTGATTTAGCAATGGATTTTATCCGTGGTAAATGGAAGGCTGTTATACTTTGCCACCTTCTTAATGAACCTAAAAGATTTTTAGAACTACAAAGAATTACTAATGGAGTGAGTCATAAAGTTCTTACTGAAAAATTAAAAGAGTTAGAAGAAGATAATTTAATTCAAAAGATTGTTTATGATGAAAATCCTCCTAAGGTAGAATACAAATTAACTCCTATGGGAAAAGATTTATCTATGGCTATTAAGGAAATAGAAAAATGGTCTTTAAAGTATTATGGTAATATTATTAAAGAAGTATAA
- a CDS encoding DNA cytosine methyltransferase: protein MKVIDLFCGCGGFSLGMQNAGFEIVAAYDNWEPAIKVYDENFNHPIYNIDLQNISLEEIESMKKLNPDVIIGGPPCQDYSSAGKRDENGGRADLTISFAKIINQIRPQYFIMENVNDIKKYTTLKNAKQIFEKSGYGLTEVVLDASLYEVPQARKRYFLVGELKGKDNALEKLLESNKSLNRMTVRDYLGDSLGIECYYRHPRSYNRRGVFSIDEPSPTIRGVNRPIPPTYKKHPGDRCSSLEEVRALTTIERSYIQTFPKEFKFEGTKTNLEQMIGNAVPVNLAKHVGKCLLQYINDKNNMEK, encoded by the coding sequence ATGAAGGTAATAGATTTATTTTGTGGATGTGGAGGATTTTCGCTAGGTATGCAAAATGCAGGATTTGAAATTGTTGCTGCATATGATAATTGGGAGCCAGCAATAAAAGTATATGATGAAAATTTTAATCATCCAATATATAACATAGACTTACAAAATATAAGTTTAGAAGAAATTGAAAGTATGAAAAAATTAAATCCAGATGTAATAATAGGAGGACCGCCATGTCAGGATTACTCTTCCGCAGGTAAGAGAGATGAGAATGGTGGGCGAGCTGATTTAACAATTAGTTTTGCAAAAATAATTAATCAAATAAGACCCCAATATTTTATTATGGAAAATGTTAATGATATTAAAAAATATACTACATTAAAAAATGCAAAACAGATTTTTGAGAAGAGTGGTTATGGATTAACAGAAGTTGTTTTAGATGCCAGTTTATATGAAGTGCCACAAGCGAGGAAGAGATATTTCCTAGTAGGAGAACTTAAAGGAAAAGATAATGCTTTAGAAAAGCTTTTAGAAAGTAACAAATCTTTAAATAGAATGACAGTAAGGGATTATTTAGGAGATTCATTAGGAATTGAATGTTATTATAGACACCCAAGAAGTTATAATAGAAGAGGAGTTTTTTCAATTGATGAGCCATCACCAACTATAAGAGGTGTAAATAGACCTATTCCACCAACATATAAAAAACATCCAGGTGATAGATGTAGTAGTCTTGAAGAAGTTAGAGCATTAACTACAATAGAGAGAAGTTATATACAAACATTCCCTAAGGAATTCAAATTTGAAGGAACAAAAACAAATTTAGAGCAAATGATAGGTAACGCAGTTCCTGTTAATTTGGCTAAGCATGTTGGAAAATGTTTATTACAGTATATTAATGATAAAAATAATATGGAAAAGTAG
- a CDS encoding YwqG family protein, with product MKYEVPELFKEYEEIIKTTIRKSNEITFKAEKTKPWESKLGGCPYLENINDYPLDEENNPMMFIAQINLSDLVELKNMPKNGLLQFFVHNDDCYGYEYPCKVRYIEEYTTDESKLISENPYEKDYEDFLPFYKEGKMNFQINEMPMTCPCEDFNKLFNGLNEKQENKKWDEFDGAGSRIGGYPYFVQSESEYYKEHNILLLQLDIEDECGIMFGDSGNCNFFISEEDLKNRDFSNVKYDWQCC from the coding sequence ATGAAGTATGAAGTACCAGAATTATTTAAGGAATATGAAGAAATTATAAAAACAACTATTCGTAAAAGTAACGAAATTACTTTTAAAGCAGAGAAAACAAAGCCATGGGAAAGTAAATTAGGGGGATGTCCTTATCTTGAAAATATTAATGATTATCCTTTAGATGAAGAAAATAATCCAATGATGTTTATTGCTCAAATTAATTTATCTGATTTAGTTGAATTAAAAAATATGCCGAAAAATGGATTGCTTCAATTTTTTGTTCATAATGATGACTGTTATGGTTATGAGTACCCATGTAAAGTTAGATATATTGAAGAATATACAACAGATGAGAGTAAATTAATTAGTGAAAATCCATATGAGAAGGATTATGAAGACTTTTTACCATTTTATAAAGAAGGAAAAATGAACTTTCAAATAAATGAAATGCCAATGACTTGTCCTTGTGAAGATTTTAATAAATTATTTAATGGACTTAATGAAAAACAAGAAAATAAAAAGTGGGATGAGTTTGATGGTGCAGGCAGTAGAATTGGAGGGTATCCATATTTTGTTCAATCAGAATCAGAGTATTATAAAGAACATAATATTTTGTTATTACAATTAGATATAGAAGATGAATGTGGAATTATGTTTGGTGATTCTGGAAATTGTAATTTTTTTATTAGTGAAGAGGATTTAAAAAATAGAGACTTTTCAAATGTAAAATATGATTGGCAATGCTGCTAA
- a CDS encoding DUF960 family protein, whose amino-acid sequence MFNKSNRYMTKGINQTLDISLQVILWQIIDDLKARKEIELDYLQIFNIRRNKEELIVEHTQEIPEYKKVYLFNNLGSLIKEDLKIFIIDENEYNTMLLAEEY is encoded by the coding sequence ATGTTTAATAAAAGTAATAGATACATGACTAAGGGAATAAATCAAACATTAGATATTTCATTACAGGTGATACTATGGCAGATAATTGATGATTTAAAAGCTAGAAAGGAAATAGAGTTAGATTATCTGCAAATTTTTAATATAAGAAGAAATAAAGAAGAATTAATAGTAGAGCATACACAAGAAATACCTGAATATAAGAAAGTTTATTTGTTTAATAATTTAGGTAGTTTAATAAAAGAAGATTTGAAGATATTCATAATTGATGAGAATGAGTATAATACAATGCTTCTGGCAGAGGAGTATTAG